In one window of Eggerthella guodeyinii DNA:
- a CDS encoding DUF1269 domain-containing protein, translating into MSTLIVLGYPSEAEAKSAYQKILDLDNNLIVSLQSVAVVARRADGKYDVVTPGSKVGTSTVWGLFWGVLFGLLFFVPFFGAALGAGIGALTGAIVKHGVDKDFQDRVRNLLSTDDSAAVFMVVDEMTTDKFIDAIRPFGGDVLQTSLSIKDEDELKHALFKG; encoded by the coding sequence ATGAGTACGCTCATCGTGCTCGGTTACCCGAGCGAGGCGGAGGCAAAGTCCGCTTACCAGAAGATCCTCGATCTCGACAACAACCTCATCGTCAGCCTGCAGTCCGTCGCCGTCGTGGCGCGTCGCGCCGACGGCAAGTACGACGTGGTCACGCCCGGCTCCAAAGTGGGCACCTCCACGGTGTGGGGCCTGTTCTGGGGCGTGCTGTTCGGCCTGCTGTTCTTCGTGCCGTTCTTCGGCGCGGCCCTGGGCGCCGGCATCGGCGCGCTGACGGGCGCCATCGTCAAGCACGGCGTGGACAAGGACTTCCAGGATCGCGTGCGCAACCTGCTGTCCACCGACGACAGCGCCGCCGTGTTCATGGTGGTCGACGAGATGACCACCGACAAGTTCATCGACGCCATCCGCCCCTTCGGCGGCGACGTGCTGCAGACCTCGCTGTCCATCAAGGACGAGGACGAGCTCAAGCACGCCCTCTTCAAGGGCTAG
- a CDS encoding ferredoxin family protein — protein sequence MSKVKEITVNVDEFLAIDKYEVDEENAHIELVEDPDTEEFLKLVRVCPAALYKIDENGAKSFDYAGCLECGTCRIACEGTIVKKWENPQPTMGVEYRFG from the coding sequence GTGAGCAAGGTCAAGGAGATCACGGTCAACGTCGACGAGTTCCTGGCCATCGACAAGTACGAGGTGGACGAGGAGAACGCCCACATCGAGCTGGTCGAGGACCCCGACACGGAGGAGTTCCTGAAGCTCGTCCGCGTGTGCCCGGCGGCCCTGTACAAGATCGACGAGAACGGCGCCAAGTCCTTCGACTACGCCGGCTGCCTCGAGTGCGGCACCTGCCGCATCGCCTGCGAGGGCACCATCGTCAAGAAGTGGGAGAACCCCCAGCCCACCATGGGCGTGGAATACCGCTTCGGGTAG
- the nusA gene encoding transcription termination factor NusA: MASSELIEALQALAHERKIDEFYLIERLEASLAKSYQHILDLEWDARVTIDRQSGHIYVYELVPVGEPDEETGEYEEFEERDVTPDDVSRIAAQNAKGVIASIVREAGRQSIYEEFSDRVGDLVTGTVLQGTPDFTIIKIRDGVEAELPHYDVKRNPNERNERPANEHYRHNQRLKVLIIEVRDPNSDAPKMRGEQARPAIVVSRTHPDLIRRLFEIEVPEIYDGMVEIKSIAREPGARSKIAVASREANLDPVGACVGPKGSRVRMVVEELRNERVDVIQWAEDPAVYVANALSPAKVTRVVVDDENNYATVVVPDDQLSLAIGKEGQNARLAARLTGWHIDIKSASFTGESLAPMDNMLIDEEEAGDDEAGLCAYVGEDGVRCRNHARPGSRYCGVHADLDEA; the protein is encoded by the coding sequence GTGGCAAGTTCAGAACTGATTGAGGCGTTGCAGGCGCTGGCCCATGAGCGCAAGATCGACGAGTTCTATCTCATCGAGCGCCTCGAGGCATCGCTCGCCAAGAGCTACCAGCATATCCTCGATCTCGAGTGGGATGCCCGCGTGACCATCGACCGCCAGTCGGGCCATATCTACGTGTACGAGCTCGTGCCCGTGGGCGAGCCCGACGAGGAGACCGGCGAGTACGAGGAGTTCGAGGAGCGCGACGTCACCCCCGACGACGTGAGCCGCATCGCCGCCCAGAACGCCAAGGGCGTCATCGCCTCCATCGTGCGCGAAGCCGGCCGCCAGTCCATCTACGAGGAGTTCTCGGACCGCGTGGGCGACCTCGTGACGGGCACGGTGCTGCAGGGCACGCCCGACTTCACCATCATCAAGATCCGCGACGGCGTGGAGGCCGAGCTGCCCCACTACGACGTGAAGCGCAACCCCAACGAGCGCAACGAGCGCCCGGCCAACGAGCACTACCGCCACAACCAGCGCCTCAAGGTGCTCATCATCGAGGTGCGCGACCCGAACTCCGACGCGCCGAAGATGCGCGGCGAGCAGGCGCGCCCGGCCATCGTGGTGTCGCGCACGCATCCGGACCTCATCCGCCGCCTGTTCGAGATCGAGGTGCCGGAGATCTACGACGGCATGGTGGAGATCAAGTCCATCGCCCGCGAGCCCGGCGCCCGCTCCAAGATCGCCGTGGCGTCGCGCGAGGCGAACCTCGATCCCGTGGGCGCCTGCGTCGGCCCGAAGGGCAGCCGCGTGCGCATGGTGGTCGAGGAGCTGCGCAACGAGCGCGTCGACGTCATCCAGTGGGCCGAGGATCCGGCGGTGTACGTGGCCAACGCGCTGTCGCCGGCGAAGGTGACCCGCGTGGTGGTCGACGACGAGAATAACTACGCCACCGTCGTGGTGCCCGACGACCAGCTGTCGCTGGCCATCGGCAAGGAGGGCCAGAACGCCCGCCTCGCCGCCCGCCTGACGGGGTGGCACATCGACATCAAGAGCGCCAGCTTCACGGGCGAGTCGCTGGCCCCGATGGACAACATGCTGATCGACGAGGAAGAGGCCGGCGACGACGAGGCCGGGCTGTGCGCCTACGTGGGCGAGGACGGGGTCCGCTGCCGCAACCATGCCCGCCCGGGCAGCCGGTACTGCGGCGTGCACGCCGACCTCGACGAGGCGTAG
- a CDS encoding FAD-dependent oxidoreductase → MNTGKESMGNASGMQLSRRDAIKGAAVMGMGLLGATSLAACAPGKGGDDAAGGAGAGAASWDKEVQVLVAGTGTVVHAAIACAERGAESVLVVEKDSAMFGGTSATSGGGYALAMLDFNADEGIEDTREKVLEYMKLVGDGRMDENVQAAFVDNANEFCRFVLETHGWSKWGHTSKAFGDYYELYQGSLDDAYGRGSWYPFDGDGQPLMAPAQWEGYRAYVDASDRIELAMGTSVESLVTDDEGAVVGAVLSDGTRVKASAVILGTGGFEHDEDMRRFHLPFPYYRSNGSANNTGDAHRMGARIGAQLAYMDTTFGNPYFDTQKEWEPGAFRYDKVGSDAFAPRGFPHSIMVNRKGRRFCDESTMYDTMNRAFGTYDTGTLEYVNIPGYWICDSTYTSTFLLPGYATPDELPEFVFKFDSLEELAEGMGIDEGALLAEVSSFNEHAGQGADPAWHRGEKAASANTLAMMSALMSLPGAEIPQSVLGTVSEPPFYCCRYVPGMMGGTRGGLHINENAQVLDVEGQPIEGLYATGNCSSGVAGYWAGGATLGQGGVMGYVAAKHCVEAAQR, encoded by the coding sequence ATGAACACGGGGAAAGAATCGATGGGGAATGCAAGCGGCATGCAGCTGAGCAGGCGCGATGCGATCAAGGGAGCCGCCGTCATGGGCATGGGGCTGCTGGGCGCAACGTCGCTCGCCGCCTGCGCTCCCGGCAAGGGCGGCGACGACGCCGCGGGCGGCGCCGGGGCGGGCGCGGCATCGTGGGACAAGGAGGTGCAGGTGCTCGTCGCGGGGACGGGGACGGTCGTGCATGCGGCCATCGCGTGCGCCGAGCGCGGGGCGGAATCGGTGCTCGTCGTCGAGAAGGACTCGGCGATGTTCGGCGGTACCTCCGCGACGTCCGGCGGCGGGTACGCGCTGGCGATGCTCGACTTCAACGCCGACGAGGGCATCGAGGATACGCGCGAGAAGGTGCTCGAGTACATGAAGCTCGTGGGCGACGGCCGCATGGACGAGAACGTGCAGGCCGCGTTCGTCGACAACGCGAACGAGTTCTGCCGCTTCGTCCTGGAGACGCACGGCTGGTCGAAATGGGGCCACACGAGCAAGGCGTTCGGGGATTACTACGAGCTGTACCAGGGCTCGCTCGACGACGCGTACGGGCGCGGAAGCTGGTATCCGTTCGACGGCGACGGCCAGCCGTTGATGGCCCCTGCGCAGTGGGAGGGGTACCGGGCGTACGTCGATGCGAGCGATCGCATCGAGCTTGCGATGGGGACCTCGGTCGAGTCCCTCGTCACCGACGATGAGGGCGCGGTCGTGGGCGCCGTGCTGTCCGACGGCACGAGGGTGAAGGCGTCTGCCGTCATCCTGGGCACCGGCGGTTTCGAGCATGACGAGGACATGCGCAGGTTCCACCTGCCGTTCCCGTACTATCGCTCGAACGGCAGCGCGAACAACACCGGCGATGCGCATCGCATGGGCGCCCGCATCGGCGCGCAGCTGGCCTACATGGACACGACGTTCGGCAACCCGTACTTCGACACGCAGAAGGAGTGGGAGCCGGGCGCGTTCCGATACGACAAGGTCGGCAGCGACGCCTTCGCGCCGCGCGGATTCCCGCACAGCATCATGGTCAACCGCAAAGGCAGGCGCTTCTGCGACGAATCGACGATGTACGACACGATGAACCGTGCGTTCGGCACCTACGACACCGGCACGCTGGAGTACGTCAACATCCCCGGCTATTGGATATGCGACAGCACGTACACCTCCACGTTCCTGCTGCCCGGCTACGCCACGCCCGACGAGCTTCCGGAATTCGTGTTCAAGTTCGATTCGCTCGAAGAGCTGGCCGAGGGCATGGGCATCGACGAGGGAGCGCTCCTCGCCGAGGTGTCCTCCTTCAACGAGCATGCCGGGCAGGGCGCCGACCCCGCGTGGCATCGCGGCGAGAAGGCGGCGAGCGCGAACACGCTGGCCATGATGAGCGCGCTCATGTCGCTGCCCGGCGCCGAGATCCCGCAGAGCGTGTTGGGCACGGTGAGCGAGCCGCCGTTCTACTGCTGCCGCTACGTGCCGGGCATGATGGGCGGCACGCGCGGCGGCCTTCATATCAACGAGAACGCCCAGGTCCTTGACGTGGAGGGGCAGCCGATCGAGGGGCTGTACGCCACGGGCAACTGCTCGTCGGGCGTCGCGGGGTACTGGGCGGGCGGCGCCACGCTCGGGCAGGGCGGCGTGATGGGCTACGTGGCCGCGAAGCACTGCGTCGAGGCGGCGCAGCGGTAG
- the rimP gene encoding ribosome maturation factor RimP, with protein sequence MLSKKEQQLLDALAPRAEREGVEVVTVEVAGAKKAPTIRVFIDTPDGVSFDELSSAQAWINDLMDELDPFPGAYTLEVSSPGIDRPLRTVEHFARFAGDTAVLKTQPVDGRSSWTGTIVGAEGDAVTLDVDGAEVQIPMNTIKRAHLKGTIDFSSQTSI encoded by the coding sequence GTGCTCAGCAAGAAGGAACAGCAGCTGCTCGACGCGTTGGCCCCCCGGGCGGAGCGGGAGGGCGTCGAGGTCGTCACGGTCGAGGTCGCGGGCGCGAAGAAGGCCCCGACGATTCGCGTGTTTATAGACACGCCCGACGGCGTGAGCTTCGACGAGCTGTCCTCCGCGCAGGCGTGGATCAACGATCTCATGGACGAGCTCGACCCGTTCCCCGGGGCGTACACGCTCGAGGTGTCGTCGCCCGGCATCGACCGGCCGCTGCGCACCGTGGAGCACTTCGCACGGTTCGCGGGCGACACGGCGGTGCTCAAAACGCAGCCCGTGGACGGTCGCAGCAGCTGGACCGGCACCATCGTGGGCGCCGAAGGCGACGCGGTCACGCTCGACGTGGACGGCGCCGAGGTGCAGATCCCGATGAACACCATCAAGCGCGCCCATCTCAAGGGCACGATCGATTTCAGCTCGCAGACGAGCATCTGA
- a CDS encoding helix-turn-helix domain-containing protein → MADENKLGEKIVTLRTAHHLSSQDLADRCGCDVSVIEELEAGELPPSLAPLIKITRALGVRLGTLMDDDENLGPAYIDRAQMEEVAKVKTLETASDAGDLSYFSLAAGRPSRHMDPFVITVDPSGATDHELVGHEGEEWLFGMEGSIEIEYGKDVYVLHPGESIYYDCIVPHQVRAHDGQKAKFLAVVYTPI, encoded by the coding sequence ATGGCAGATGAGAACAAGCTCGGGGAGAAGATCGTCACCCTTCGGACGGCGCACCACCTGTCGAGCCAGGACCTGGCGGATCGCTGCGGATGCGACGTCTCGGTCATCGAGGAGCTCGAGGCCGGCGAGCTGCCGCCCTCGCTCGCGCCGCTCATCAAGATCACGCGCGCGCTGGGCGTGCGCCTCGGCACGCTCATGGACGACGACGAGAACCTGGGCCCCGCCTACATCGACCGCGCGCAGATGGAGGAGGTCGCGAAGGTCAAGACGCTCGAGACGGCCAGCGACGCCGGCGATCTGAGCTACTTCAGCCTGGCCGCGGGGCGTCCCTCGCGCCACATGGACCCGTTCGTCATCACGGTCGATCCCTCGGGCGCGACCGACCACGAGCTGGTGGGGCACGAGGGCGAGGAATGGCTCTTCGGCATGGAAGGCTCCATCGAGATCGAGTACGGCAAGGACGTCTACGTGCTGCATCCGGGCGAGAGCATCTACTACGACTGCATCGTGCCGCATCAGGTGCGCGCCCACGACGGCCAGAAGGCGAAGTTCCTGGCCGTCGTGTACACGCCGATCTAG
- the rnpM gene encoding RNase P modulator RnpM: MTTTATKRQRSCIACGKLAGKAELMRIVRDPSGAVSFDKTGRAPGRGAYVCSEECFAAACKKKKLDRALKATLGSDEYDRIAADVASAAREAR, from the coding sequence ATGACGACGACGGCGACGAAGCGGCAGCGCAGCTGCATCGCATGCGGGAAGCTGGCTGGCAAGGCCGAGCTCATGCGCATCGTGCGCGACCCGTCCGGCGCCGTGTCGTTCGACAAGACCGGCCGTGCGCCGGGCAGGGGGGCGTACGTCTGCTCCGAGGAGTGCTTCGCCGCCGCATGCAAGAAGAAAAAGCTCGACCGGGCGCTCAAGGCGACGCTCGGCAGCGATGAGTACGACAGGATCGCCGCCGACGTCGCTTCGGCTGCGCGCGAAGCGAGATAG
- a CDS encoding LysR family transcriptional regulator yields MRLETLREFVMVAKHLNITKAAQELYLSQPSLSSRMSALEKELGYPLLDRSRNRIALTSAGAVLLDYAQRIIELHDEALEKSQRAARLSPTVKVATIAPSSPHYRMLPEHESMPFSFVDLDLNTAAIDALRQGLIDVAVESDYSIVDALREEGDAIGITYRRIGEDACFLAMMAGNPLARKERLVRRDLNGQTVIINSGFHFDRWSKMVQSLLGEDVKLGFRINALDSISNLSFVDLGSSIYICGDKASQELLRQREDVRVFDEVDGRKLTHPVALVCRTGDLQDDESPVRRFVDECLRRVPATEPRRHALSEQGR; encoded by the coding sequence ATGAGATTGGAAACGCTGCGCGAGTTCGTGATGGTCGCCAAGCATCTGAACATCACGAAGGCCGCCCAGGAACTGTACCTATCGCAACCGTCGCTGAGCAGCCGCATGAGCGCGCTGGAAAAGGAGTTGGGCTACCCGCTGCTGGATCGCTCGAGAAACCGGATCGCTCTCACCTCCGCCGGGGCCGTGCTGCTCGATTACGCCCAGCGCATCATCGAGCTCCACGACGAGGCGCTCGAGAAGAGCCAGCGCGCCGCCCGGCTCTCCCCCACCGTCAAGGTGGCGACCATCGCGCCGTCGTCCCCCCATTACCGCATGCTCCCGGAACACGAATCCATGCCGTTCTCCTTCGTCGACCTCGATCTGAACACCGCGGCCATCGACGCCCTGCGGCAAGGCCTCATCGACGTCGCCGTGGAGTCGGACTATTCGATCGTGGACGCCCTGCGCGAGGAAGGGGACGCCATCGGCATAACCTACCGCCGCATCGGCGAGGACGCCTGCTTCCTCGCGATGATGGCGGGCAACCCGCTCGCGCGCAAGGAACGGCTCGTGCGCCGCGACCTCAACGGCCAGACCGTGATCATCAACAGCGGGTTCCACTTCGACCGCTGGAGCAAGATGGTGCAATCCCTGCTGGGCGAGGACGTGAAGCTGGGGTTTCGCATCAACGCGCTGGACAGCATCAGCAACCTCTCCTTCGTCGACCTGGGATCCTCGATCTACATCTGCGGGGACAAAGCCTCCCAGGAGCTGCTGAGGCAGCGAGAGGACGTGCGGGTCTTCGACGAGGTGGACGGCAGGAAGCTGACGCACCCCGTCGCCCTCGTGTGCCGAACCGGCGATCTGCAAGACGACGAGAGCCCCGTGCGGCGCTTCGTCGACGAGTGCCTGCGGCGCGTGCCGGCGACGGAGCCTCGCCGGCACGCGCTCTCGGAGCAGGGACGGTGA
- a CDS encoding GHKL domain-containing protein: MPVRALCRAAAPAAAIFLLAGCLFALTYYHDNKYLAPPPYGSDGVVEISDADLARPLALVDGWLLSVDGGPQTETFIGQYSNFSYAPGGTSAFGSASYELTLRYVGAQDERALVLLVPEVYGDYALYVDGVVAASSGDGADVGIVVDGDTRLRLEVVNDAHYYSGLYYPPVLGTAQEVANVVFANALGTCVLVLGPLAAALFALAVRRRRDGDALVRDFGVLCAAFAVAGAHGAAWRLGIAGAWWYAVEDAAWACVLVAAVALAARAAGLPWTRARRPAARWAARALWALPAVTLAWALAIPALPASIEAYGLFQTVARTGCWALFVGCAVAGALNRSAEARFVLYGCAVLGAALVANLLDNNAYEPLYGLWQSEYAGLFLVGIFAWMLVERVRRLRAAGEQVRDLEVQVRAAETSVRHLRSGEEATRAARHDLRHHVGTLRRLADAGEWERCRDYLDELGELQDSEAPLRYADNLVVNAVMAAYLSPAQAAGVRVSWDVQVPPTLGMKSTELVVLLSNLLSNAVEACERARAAGVPAPRLALSMHERDGRLAVRCENAAPPGAAFGATSKPDARNHGLGLPAMRQIVECHRGALLADVEDGTAVVRIALCLDDA; the protein is encoded by the coding sequence ATGCCGGTTCGTGCGCTCTGTCGCGCGGCAGCTCCCGCAGCAGCGATCTTCCTGCTGGCGGGATGCCTGTTCGCGTTGACGTACTACCATGATAACAAATACCTGGCGCCGCCCCCGTACGGTTCGGACGGCGTCGTCGAGATCTCCGACGCCGACCTCGCGCGCCCCCTCGCGCTCGTGGACGGATGGCTGCTCTCCGTCGACGGCGGGCCGCAAACCGAGACGTTCATCGGCCAGTATTCCAACTTCTCCTACGCGCCGGGCGGCACCTCCGCCTTCGGCAGCGCCTCCTACGAGCTCACCCTGCGCTACGTCGGCGCCCAGGACGAGCGCGCGCTCGTCCTGCTGGTCCCCGAGGTGTACGGCGACTACGCGCTGTACGTGGACGGCGTCGTCGCGGCGTCGAGCGGCGACGGCGCGGACGTGGGCATCGTGGTGGACGGCGACACGCGCCTGCGGCTCGAGGTGGTCAACGACGCGCACTACTACAGCGGGCTGTACTACCCGCCCGTGCTGGGCACGGCGCAGGAGGTGGCGAACGTCGTGTTCGCGAACGCGCTGGGAACCTGCGTGCTCGTGCTGGGGCCGCTCGCCGCGGCGCTGTTCGCGCTGGCCGTGCGCCGCAGGCGCGACGGCGACGCGCTCGTGCGCGACTTCGGCGTGCTGTGCGCCGCCTTCGCCGTGGCGGGGGCGCACGGGGCGGCGTGGCGCCTGGGCATCGCCGGGGCCTGGTGGTACGCCGTGGAGGACGCGGCGTGGGCCTGCGTGCTCGTGGCCGCCGTGGCGCTGGCCGCCCGCGCTGCGGGCCTGCCGTGGACGCGGGCGCGGCGCCCGGCCGCGCGCTGGGCCGCCCGCGCGCTGTGGGCGCTGCCGGCCGTCACGCTGGCCTGGGCGCTGGCCATCCCCGCGCTGCCGGCGTCCATCGAGGCGTACGGCCTGTTCCAGACCGTCGCGCGCACCGGCTGCTGGGCCCTGTTCGTGGGCTGCGCCGTCGCGGGCGCGCTCAACCGCAGCGCCGAGGCGCGCTTCGTGCTGTACGGCTGCGCGGTGCTGGGGGCGGCGCTCGTGGCGAACCTGCTGGACAACAACGCCTACGAGCCGCTGTACGGCCTGTGGCAGAGCGAGTACGCGGGGCTCTTCCTCGTGGGCATCTTCGCCTGGATGCTCGTGGAGCGCGTGCGCCGCCTGCGCGCCGCCGGCGAGCAGGTGCGCGACCTCGAGGTGCAGGTGCGCGCGGCCGAAACGAGCGTCAGGCACCTGCGCAGCGGCGAGGAGGCCACGCGCGCCGCGCGCCACGACCTGCGCCACCACGTGGGGACGCTGCGCCGGCTCGCCGACGCGGGGGAGTGGGAGCGCTGCCGCGACTACCTCGACGAGCTGGGCGAGCTGCAGGACTCCGAAGCGCCGCTGCGCTACGCCGACAACCTCGTGGTGAACGCGGTCATGGCCGCCTACCTGTCGCCGGCGCAGGCGGCCGGCGTGCGCGTGAGCTGGGACGTGCAGGTGCCGCCGACGCTCGGCATGAAGAGCACCGAGCTCGTCGTGCTGCTGTCGAACCTGCTGTCGAACGCCGTGGAGGCGTGCGAGCGCGCCCGCGCCGCCGGGGTGCCCGCGCCGCGGCTGGCGCTCTCCATGCACGAGCGCGACGGCCGCCTGGCCGTGCGCTGCGAGAACGCGGCGCCGCCCGGCGCGGCGTTCGGCGCCACGAGCAAGCCCGACGCGCGCAACCACGGCCTGGGCCTGCCCGCCATGCGCCAGATCGTCGAGTGCCACCGCGGCGCGCTGCTCGCCGACGTCGAGGACGGCACCGCCGTCGTCCGCATCGCCCTGTGCTTGGACGACGCGTGA
- a CDS encoding AMP-binding protein yields the protein MTTDEKNEPVPGDPGYPLHSEKTIGRYFRDQAAIDPDHEFVVYPDRALRWTYGEFDERTDNLARGLLAIGMRPGDHLGVWARNIPDWLTFMYATAKIGVVMVTVNPVYKSHELDYVLKQSDMKALCVIDAYRDVDYLQIIRELVPETLTQQRGYLESETYPFLKNIIYMGPEKHRGCYSVPELVLLGQHVPADALAEAETHFDNNDVVMMQYTSGTTGFPKGVMLTHRNILNNGFYIGEGQKLGPDDRVTLPVPFFHCFGCVLGVMANLTHRSTMIIVEEFDASLVLQAIHKERATSVYGVPTMFIAELNHPDFDTFDLSSLRTGIMAGSPCPPETMREVMDKMFMKEITICYGLTETSPVFTQTSADDDIEHKCETVGRKHPPVDVRVIDPADGRICAPGEPGELCCKGYNVMKGYYKMPEETARAIDADGYLHSGDLGTVDEDGYYRVTGRIKDMIIRGGENVYPLEVENFLLTMPGVLDAQVVGIPDAKLGELVGAFVRVRPGHEGMTEDDVRAFAIPRIARYKVPKRVFFVDDFPMTPSMKVQKFKLREMAEELVRSGK from the coding sequence ATGACGACCGACGAGAAGAACGAGCCCGTCCCGGGCGATCCCGGCTACCCGCTGCATTCCGAGAAGACCATCGGGCGCTACTTCCGCGACCAGGCGGCAATCGACCCCGACCACGAGTTCGTCGTGTACCCCGACCGCGCGCTGCGCTGGACGTACGGGGAGTTCGACGAGCGCACCGACAACCTGGCGCGCGGCCTGCTGGCCATCGGCATGCGCCCGGGCGACCACCTGGGCGTGTGGGCGCGCAACATCCCCGACTGGCTGACGTTCATGTACGCCACGGCCAAGATCGGCGTGGTCATGGTGACGGTGAACCCCGTGTACAAGAGCCACGAGCTGGATTACGTGCTGAAGCAGTCGGACATGAAGGCGCTCTGCGTCATCGACGCCTACCGCGACGTGGACTACCTGCAGATCATCCGCGAGCTCGTGCCCGAGACGCTCACGCAGCAGCGCGGCTACCTGGAGTCCGAGACGTACCCGTTCCTCAAGAACATCATCTACATGGGCCCCGAGAAGCACCGCGGCTGCTACAGCGTGCCCGAGCTCGTGCTGCTGGGCCAGCACGTGCCGGCCGACGCGCTCGCGGAGGCCGAAACCCATTTCGACAACAACGACGTGGTGATGATGCAGTACACGTCCGGCACGACGGGCTTCCCGAAGGGCGTCATGCTCACGCACCGCAACATCCTCAACAACGGCTTCTACATCGGCGAGGGGCAGAAGCTGGGCCCGGACGACCGCGTGACGCTGCCGGTGCCGTTCTTCCACTGCTTCGGCTGCGTGCTGGGCGTCATGGCGAACCTCACGCACCGCTCCACCATGATCATCGTGGAGGAGTTCGACGCGAGCCTCGTGCTGCAGGCCATCCACAAGGAACGTGCGACCAGCGTGTACGGCGTGCCCACCATGTTCATCGCCGAGCTCAACCACCCCGATTTCGACACGTTCGACCTGTCGAGCCTGCGCACGGGCATCATGGCCGGAAGCCCCTGTCCGCCCGAGACGATGCGCGAGGTCATGGACAAGATGTTCATGAAGGAGATCACCATCTGCTACGGCCTCACCGAGACGAGCCCCGTGTTCACGCAGACGAGCGCCGACGACGACATCGAGCACAAGTGCGAGACGGTGGGCCGCAAGCACCCGCCCGTGGACGTGCGCGTGATCGACCCCGCCGACGGCCGTATCTGCGCGCCGGGAGAGCCGGGCGAGCTGTGCTGCAAGGGCTACAACGTGATGAAGGGCTACTACAAGATGCCCGAGGAGACGGCGCGCGCCATCGACGCCGACGGCTACCTGCACTCGGGCGACCTCGGCACGGTGGACGAGGACGGCTACTACCGCGTCACCGGGCGCATCAAGGACATGATCATCCGCGGCGGCGAGAACGTCTACCCGCTCGAGGTGGAGAACTTCCTGCTGACCATGCCCGGCGTGCTGGACGCCCAGGTGGTGGGCATCCCCGACGCGAAGCTCGGCGAGCTCGTGGGCGCGTTCGTCCGCGTGCGTCCCGGACATGAGGGCATGACCGAGGACGACGTGCGCGCGTTCGCCATCCCGCGCATCGCGCGCTACAAGGTGCCCAAGCGCGTGTTCTTCGTGGACGATTTCCCCATGACCCCGTCCATGAAGGTCCAGAAGTTCAAGCTGCGCGAAATGGCCGAAGAGCTGGTGAGGTCCGGGAAGTAG